In one Lolium rigidum isolate FL_2022 chromosome 3, APGP_CSIRO_Lrig_0.1, whole genome shotgun sequence genomic region, the following are encoded:
- the LOC124703640 gene encoding F-box/kelch-repeat protein SKIP20-like, translating into MMNPKHIDLIPGMPDDVAVDCLARVPHGAFRSMRRVCRGWKSAAAAPDFALARAEAGANEDLVFLLQFCNPAAGDDGGTMDGDAPENSPAYGVAVYNVTTGEWHREREAPPMPMFAQCAAVGTRLAVMGGWDSKTFEPVADVHVLDAATGVWRRGTPMRSARSFFACAEAGGKIYVAGGHDKLKNALKTAEAYDAVADGWDPLPDMSEERDECDGMATVAGDRFLAVSGYRTGRQGGFERDAEWFDPATREWRRLERVRAPPSAAHVVVRGRVWCIEGTAVMEWRGERRGWIEVGPYPPGLKAGTARAVAVGGGERVVVTGAIESGGHALWVFDVKSKNWTVVQPPAEFAGFVFSVASVRV; encoded by the coding sequence atgatgaACCCAAAGCACATCGATCTCATCCCGGGGATGCCCGACGACGTCGCCGTCGACTGCCTGGCGCGCGTCCCGCACGGCGCCTTCCGCTCCATGCGGCGCGTCTGCCGAGGCTGgaagagcgccgccgccgcgccggactTCGCCTTGGCCCGTGCGGAGGCCGGCGCCAACGAAGATCTCGTCTTTCTTCTGCAGTTCTGCAACCCTGCCGCCGGGGACGACGGTGGCACCATGGAcggcgacgcgccggagaactccCCGGCCTACGGCGTGGCCGTGTACAACGTGACCACCGGGGAGTGGCACCGCGAGCGCGAggcgccgccgatgccgatgttCGCGCAGTGCGCGGCCGTGGGGACCCGCCTGGCGGTGATGGGCGGCTGGGACTCCAAGACCTTCGAGCCCGTGGCGGACGTCCACGTGCTCGACGCCGCCACCGGCGTGTGGCGCAGGGGAACCCCGATGCGGTCGGCGCGGTCCTTCTTCGCGTGCGCGGAGGCCGGGGGCAAGATCTACGTCGCCGGCGGCCACGACAAGCTGAAGAACGCGCTCAAGACCGCGGAGGCGTACGACGCGGTGGCCGACGGGTGGGACCCGCTCCCGGACATGTCGGAGGAGCGCGACGAGTGCGACGGCATGGCCACGGTCGCCGGCGACCGGTTCCTGGCCGTGAGCGGGTACCGCACGGGGCGGCAGGGCGGGTTCGAGCGCGACGCGGAGTGGTTCGACCCGGCGACCCGCGAGTGGCGCCGGCTGGAGCGCGTGCGCGCGCCGCCGTCGGCGGCGCACGTGGTGGTGCGCGGCCGGGTGTGGTGCATCGAGGGCACGGCCGTGATGGAGTGGCGCGGGGAGCGCCGAGGCTGGATCGAGGTGGGTCCCTACCCGCCGGGGCTCAAGGCCGGCACGGCGCGCGCGGTCGCCGTCGGTGGCGGCGAGCGTGTGGTGGTCACGGGAGCAATCGAGTCCGGCGGGCACGCGCTCTGGGTGTTCgacgtcaaatcgaaaaactgGACCGTGGTTCAGCCGCCGGCGGAGTTCGCCGGCTTCGTCTTCTCCGTGGCTTCCGTCCGCGTGTGA